The following are encoded in a window of Sphingobium sp. AP49 genomic DNA:
- a CDS encoding mannose-1-phosphate guanylyltransferase: MTDIDHAKLIHPVILSGGAGTRLWPLSRPEHPKQFFPLVSERTMIQDTVLRTARGDGNFAAPIIVTSARHETMLLEQMATIEVAPAALLLEPEGRNTAPAIAIAARWIVEQHGDGVMLVMPSDHMIAKPDILLAGAAAAHDLATEGYLVTFGIVPTAPETGFGYIAQGDALDDAGHIRSVDRFIEKPPLTDAVAYLEEGGFYWNSGIFLFSARALLDALSVHCPGVTEASIAAMDQAVVQGASVTPDHAAFAQAPNISIDHAVMERTDRAAVVPVDMGWSDVGSWQAIWAMRTGEAAGNSIHGDGFVHDARGNLVYVEGGPPVAAIGVDNCVIVSTAQGVLVLPRDRCQDVRAAADHFRKRAF, from the coding sequence ATGACTGATATCGACCATGCCAAGCTGATTCATCCTGTGATATTGTCTGGCGGCGCAGGCACGCGGCTTTGGCCGTTGTCGCGGCCAGAGCATCCCAAACAGTTTTTTCCCCTGGTGTCGGAACGGACGATGATTCAGGACACCGTGTTGCGGACCGCACGCGGTGACGGGAATTTCGCTGCGCCGATCATCGTCACGAGTGCGCGGCATGAGACCATGCTGCTGGAACAGATGGCGACGATCGAGGTCGCGCCGGCTGCGCTGCTATTGGAGCCAGAAGGACGCAATACGGCGCCCGCGATTGCGATCGCGGCACGCTGGATCGTCGAACAGCATGGCGATGGCGTCATGCTGGTCATGCCGTCCGACCATATGATTGCGAAGCCCGACATATTGCTGGCCGGCGCAGCGGCGGCCCATGATCTGGCCACCGAGGGCTATCTGGTGACATTCGGGATCGTGCCGACCGCTCCGGAGACGGGCTTTGGCTATATTGCTCAAGGCGATGCGCTCGACGATGCGGGGCATATCCGGTCGGTCGATCGTTTCATCGAAAAACCCCCATTGACGGATGCGGTTGCCTATCTGGAGGAGGGGGGCTTCTACTGGAACAGTGGCATCTTCCTTTTTTCTGCCCGCGCGCTGCTCGACGCCCTTTCGGTCCATTGTCCGGGTGTTACGGAGGCGAGTATCGCGGCCATGGATCAGGCGGTTGTGCAAGGGGCGTCCGTGACGCCTGACCATGCGGCCTTCGCGCAGGCGCCCAATATCTCGATCGACCATGCCGTCATGGAACGGACGGATCGCGCGGCAGTGGTGCCTGTCGATATGGGCTGGTCCGATGTTGGCTCATGGCAGGCGATCTGGGCAATGCGTACGGGGGAAGCGGCCGGCAACAGCATCCATGGCGACGGCTTCGTGCATGATGCGCGTGGTAATCTGGTCTATGTCGAGGGTGGTCCACCGGTGGCGGCGATCGGCGTGGATAATTGCGTCATCGTTTCAACGGCGCAAGGGGTGCTCGTATTGCCCCGGGACCGATGCCAGGATGTCCGCGCAGCAGCCGATCATTTCCGCAAACGGGCATTCTGA
- a CDS encoding glycosyltransferase family A protein produces the protein MATPPDPFISCIVTAFNEGPLAHVSIDSLLSQSFTDFELLVVDDGADDATRATLSQYDDPRIVHIRQANDGLSSARNRALDRARGTYVCFLDADDTRPAWAFDTMVHTAMAAGNPDCVLSPGVLQEVRSTADPFYDQRHFNALSGEGMSALVARDDPQQFEQALRHIACMEPQSANKMIRRDFLQTHRLRFPAGLFFEDMLFHLGLLINMESYALTELPTFTYFRRYGRPQVTGTASQTRFDAISVATNALFLFSESRYYRNPVLRALVFGAVMKLVKWCGESVSHEYKYAYDLGVRALLANLDPRYLNTLQIADDWEVRRYAGWITPSFHYVRQML, from the coding sequence ATGGCAACACCACCCGATCCTTTTATTTCCTGCATCGTCACCGCCTTCAACGAAGGCCCGCTGGCGCATGTCTCGATCGATTCACTGCTGTCGCAAAGCTTCACCGATTTTGAACTTCTGGTCGTCGATGACGGCGCAGATGACGCGACCCGGGCCACGCTGAGCCAATATGATGATCCTCGGATCGTTCATATCCGCCAGGCCAATGATGGCCTGTCGTCCGCTCGTAATCGGGCGCTGGACCGGGCGCGCGGCACCTATGTCTGCTTTCTTGATGCCGATGACACGCGTCCTGCATGGGCGTTCGACACGATGGTCCACACCGCGATGGCGGCGGGCAACCCCGATTGCGTGCTATCGCCCGGCGTCCTGCAAGAAGTCCGATCCACTGCCGACCCCTTCTATGATCAGAGGCATTTCAATGCTCTGTCCGGCGAAGGCATGTCCGCCTTGGTCGCGCGTGACGATCCGCAGCAGTTTGAACAGGCATTGCGTCATATCGCCTGTATGGAGCCCCAGTCGGCCAACAAGATGATTCGACGGGATTTCCTCCAGACCCACCGGTTGCGCTTCCCCGCGGGATTGTTCTTTGAGGACATGCTGTTCCACCTCGGTCTGCTCATCAATATGGAAAGCTACGCGTTGACCGAATTGCCGACCTTCACCTATTTTCGGCGCTACGGTCGGCCACAGGTGACCGGTACGGCCTCGCAAACCCGCTTCGATGCCATTTCGGTCGCTACCAACGCCCTCTTCCTGTTCAGCGAATCCCGATATTATCGCAACCCAGTCTTACGCGCGCTGGTCTTCGGCGCCGTCATGAAGCTGGTTAAATGGTGCGGCGAAAGTGTCTCGCACGAGTATAAATATGCCTATGATCTAGGTGTGCGTGCCTTACTTGCCAACCTCGATCCGCGCTATCTCAATACTCTACAAATTGCGGACGACTGGGAAGTGCGTCGCTATGCGGGCTGGATTACGCCCAGCTTCCACTATGTCCGGCAGATGCTGTAG
- a CDS encoding glycosyltransferase, translated as MTIKLTRYLVELPTYIWERAHFELRLAEDERPFHISLRSAENTVILNRMRAGDWGTEQVQSPPVPVSEIDKFYIEVLGPLVTIFIAGVTWSFEMDLNGQTAPHLVDDVSVQWTKLVDSEAMAVRRLENGGVTDTIHLAGRDLALGDAVNMPAAADLIIASFDPSSEHQHFLVSRPLVLAKQPLTVIDVDPVSIIQTLRAAILFPDAAILKLHGTAEADALLAAIIRANDISNIRFIASREIAAPLSKGKGHVLLQGEGVFKQLGMAIAALPTARRAKLSIFTGNSAPVPGNIVFPCANAHIRIGKNWCLNYNAATSIGDRVHGLDIAIAAYNAKDYLIECAESLLSKGRDDIRVIIVDDGSTDGCGDMAAQHFKKTDQVRVERKPNGGCASARNYGRLLSNATHIAFVDADDFVTPDFFANLYDLALYSGYEITQGAFDFHDATREEPLSPSYEQALFAPYPRMHFNDQPVIRLPAMDIIKGQPTIWRRVYRRDFLDAKNIFFPENVRAYDDYIFHMLTLTAAQDILMMPEQAYHYRQHPDQDIKQGDERHFYMLIMFQMLLKRSIIDAWPNFSPYAESIVDSINWSAQLLRPDLVDSFLRACARFCVTITKVYSNELMEGLIDRINHPDFKFFYREEARKLASIDPGAFWCHLTGELYHPDIVRMRQTMRRAI; from the coding sequence ATGACCATTAAGCTGACGCGATATCTCGTCGAACTGCCGACCTATATCTGGGAGCGGGCGCATTTCGAACTCCGTTTGGCGGAGGATGAGCGCCCCTTCCACATATCCCTACGCAGCGCGGAGAATACCGTCATTCTGAACCGGATGCGGGCCGGCGATTGGGGGACGGAACAGGTCCAGTCGCCGCCCGTCCCGGTGAGCGAGATCGACAAATTCTATATTGAAGTGCTGGGTCCTCTGGTGACGATCTTCATCGCTGGCGTGACCTGGTCCTTCGAGATGGACCTGAATGGTCAGACTGCCCCGCACCTTGTCGATGACGTCAGTGTCCAATGGACTAAGCTGGTCGACAGCGAAGCCATGGCCGTGCGACGACTGGAAAATGGCGGCGTGACCGACACGATCCATTTGGCGGGACGCGATCTGGCATTGGGCGATGCCGTTAATATGCCCGCTGCCGCCGATCTGATTATCGCCAGCTTCGACCCTTCCAGCGAGCATCAGCACTTCCTGGTGAGCCGCCCTTTGGTGCTTGCCAAGCAACCTCTCACCGTCATCGACGTCGATCCTGTCTCTATAATCCAGACTCTAAGAGCGGCTATCCTCTTTCCCGATGCCGCTATACTCAAACTCCACGGTACAGCGGAAGCCGATGCCCTGTTGGCGGCAATCATCCGCGCCAATGACATATCCAATATCCGCTTCATTGCGTCGCGAGAGATTGCTGCCCCCTTGAGCAAGGGGAAGGGCCATGTCTTGCTGCAGGGCGAAGGTGTGTTCAAGCAACTGGGCATGGCGATCGCCGCTTTGCCGACCGCGCGGCGGGCAAAATTGTCCATCTTCACCGGAAATAGCGCCCCCGTGCCGGGTAACATCGTGTTCCCCTGCGCCAATGCCCATATCCGCATCGGCAAAAACTGGTGCCTCAACTATAATGCCGCGACCAGCATTGGTGATCGCGTCCATGGCCTCGACATTGCGATCGCAGCCTATAACGCAAAGGATTATCTGATCGAATGCGCGGAAAGCCTGCTTAGCAAGGGGCGTGATGATATCCGCGTGATCATCGTCGATGACGGATCGACAGACGGATGCGGGGACATGGCAGCCCAGCATTTCAAGAAGACCGACCAGGTCCGGGTGGAGCGCAAGCCCAATGGCGGCTGCGCCTCCGCCCGCAACTATGGCCGGCTCCTGTCCAACGCGACCCATATTGCCTTCGTCGATGCCGATGACTTCGTCACGCCCGACTTTTTTGCCAACCTCTACGATCTGGCGCTCTATTCGGGCTATGAAATCACCCAGGGGGCGTTCGATTTCCACGATGCCACGCGCGAAGAGCCGCTCAGTCCTAGCTATGAACAGGCCCTGTTCGCACCTTATCCGCGCATGCACTTTAACGATCAGCCCGTTATCCGCCTGCCCGCGATGGACATAATCAAGGGCCAACCGACGATCTGGCGCAGGGTCTATCGCCGCGATTTTCTGGATGCGAAGAACATCTTCTTTCCTGAAAATGTCCGCGCCTACGACGACTATATCTTCCATATGCTGACGCTGACTGCAGCGCAGGACATATTGATGATGCCGGAACAGGCCTATCATTATCGCCAGCATCCCGATCAAGACATCAAGCAGGGGGACGAGCGGCATTTCTACATGCTGATCATGTTCCAGATGCTGCTGAAACGATCGATCATCGACGCCTGGCCCAATTTCAGCCCCTATGCCGAATCGATCGTCGACAGCATCAACTGGTCGGCCCAACTGCTGCGCCCGGATCTGGTCGACAGCTTTTTGCGGGCCTGCGCCCGTTTCTGCGTGACCATCACCAAAGTCTACAGCAACGAGCTCATGGAGGGGTTGATCGATCGTATCAATCATCCCGATTTCAAATTCTTCTATCGGGAAGAAGCGCGGAAGCTGGCATCGATCGACCCCGGCGCCTTCTGGTGTCATTTAACTGGCGAACTTTATCATCCCGACATCGTCCGTATGCGCCAGACGATGCGGAGGGCGATTTGA
- the glf gene encoding UDP-galactopyranose mutase, with amino-acid sequence MEHNDTHKTIARCHNPDIVAHGRQKSIREANSERDAIRILTEQIQNMDKKNILLIGAGLSGAVIGRHLAEAGHQITIIDRRAHIGGNCYTERDEGTGVMVHIYGPHIFHTDDEEVWNYVNRYTSFRPYKNQVKATTGGAVYSLPVNLHTINQFYGKTMGPAEARAFLEAQADTSITDPQTFEEQALRFVGPDLYKAFFKGYTEKQWGCSPTELPASILKRLPVRFNYDDNYFFHKFQGMPEEGYTPMIAAILDHPGITVKLDTLFDPATAADYDHIFYSGPLDGYFDYRLGRLGYRTLDFKRFDHQGDYQGCAVMNYGDREVPFTRITEHKHFAPWESHEGSVCYEEHSRLAEPDDVPYYPIRLVDEKAMLTDYVALADETPGVTFVGRLGTYRYLDMDVTIREALDTAAAFLEKGGAMPAFFIDPLSGERRI; translated from the coding sequence GTGGAACATAATGACACACATAAGACGATAGCCAGATGCCACAATCCCGATATTGTCGCTCACGGGCGCCAGAAATCGATTCGGGAAGCAAATTCAGAACGTGACGCAATCAGAATCTTGACGGAGCAGATTCAGAACATGGACAAGAAGAATATTCTCCTCATTGGCGCCGGTCTATCGGGAGCGGTGATCGGCCGACACCTCGCTGAAGCGGGCCACCAGATCACAATCATCGATCGCCGCGCCCATATCGGCGGCAATTGTTATACCGAACGTGATGAGGGCACCGGCGTGATGGTGCACATCTACGGCCCGCACATCTTCCACACCGATGATGAAGAAGTGTGGAACTATGTGAACCGATATACCAGCTTCCGCCCATACAAGAACCAGGTGAAGGCGACCACGGGTGGCGCGGTTTATTCGCTGCCAGTCAATCTTCACACGATCAACCAATTCTATGGCAAGACCATGGGTCCCGCCGAGGCGCGCGCGTTCTTGGAGGCGCAAGCCGATACCTCGATCACCGACCCACAGACCTTCGAGGAACAGGCGCTACGGTTTGTCGGACCAGATCTCTACAAGGCATTTTTCAAGGGCTATACCGAAAAGCAGTGGGGCTGTTCGCCGACCGAATTGCCGGCCTCCATCCTGAAGCGTCTTCCCGTCCGCTTCAATTATGACGACAATTATTTCTTCCATAAATTCCAGGGAATGCCCGAAGAAGGCTATACGCCAATGATCGCAGCTATCCTTGACCATCCCGGAATCACGGTGAAGCTCGACACGCTGTTCGATCCGGCGACTGCCGCCGATTACGACCACATCTTCTATTCCGGGCCACTTGATGGCTATTTCGACTATCGCCTCGGCCGACTCGGCTATCGCACCCTCGACTTCAAGCGTTTCGACCATCAAGGCGATTATCAGGGCTGTGCCGTCATGAACTATGGCGACCGCGAAGTCCCCTTTACCCGCATCACCGAGCATAAGCATTTTGCGCCGTGGGAAAGCCATGAGGGCTCGGTCTGCTACGAGGAGCACAGCCGCTTGGCCGAACCGGACGATGTGCCTTATTATCCGATCCGCCTGGTCGACGAAAAGGCAATGCTGACCGATTATGTCGCTCTGGCAGATGAAACCCCCGGCGTCACCTTCGTCGGCCGCCTGGGTACCTATCGCTACCTCGATATGGATGTGACCATTCGTGAAGCTCTCGATACCGCTGCCGCCTTCCTTGAGAAGGGCGGCGCAATGCCGGCCTTCTTCATCGACCCTCTGAGCGGTGAACGGCGCATCTGA